A section of the Virgibacillus sp. NKC19-3 genome encodes:
- the comGA gene encoding competence type IV pilus ATPase ComGA has translation MNPAAAISNELLTAAFEVQASDIHFYPFQNHTNVYFRIHGKRIFYKYLESAQYQLLLTYYKFTSGMDIGEIRKPQNGTITHQASKQTYSLRLSTLPVNLLESLAIRILPQEENLSLDQLFLFPNQLTKLKEWIMAQAGIVLFTGPTGSGKTTTMYSLLQTTLNENSYQTITLEDPIEKEMDNILQVQINEKAGITYQTGLKAALRHDPDIIMIGEIRDEATAQFAFDASLTGHLVLSTLHAKNATGTVHRLLEMGLKQTDLQQSLIAVAALKLLPIQIHATTKRRAAILELLEGERLENTIVGVDDDATSTFHTFDHLRKKAYAYGYISEEIYKNS, from the coding sequence TTGAATCCTGCTGCAGCAATATCGAATGAACTTCTTACTGCAGCCTTCGAAGTCCAAGCATCGGATATTCATTTTTACCCTTTTCAAAATCACACCAATGTCTATTTTCGCATCCACGGGAAACGAATTTTTTATAAGTATTTAGAAAGTGCACAGTATCAATTGTTATTAACGTACTATAAATTCACATCCGGAATGGATATTGGTGAAATCAGAAAACCACAAAATGGCACCATTACGCATCAAGCATCCAAGCAAACATATTCCCTAAGATTGTCCACACTTCCCGTCAATTTATTGGAAAGCTTAGCCATTCGAATCCTTCCACAGGAAGAAAACCTTTCGCTTGACCAACTTTTTCTTTTTCCAAATCAATTAACTAAACTGAAGGAATGGATTATGGCCCAGGCTGGTATTGTATTATTTACTGGTCCAACTGGGAGTGGGAAAACTACAACCATGTATTCTCTCTTACAAACGACTCTAAATGAAAACTCCTATCAAACGATTACATTGGAAGACCCTATTGAAAAAGAAATGGATAATATTTTACAGGTACAGATTAACGAAAAAGCCGGTATCACCTATCAAACCGGGTTAAAAGCTGCACTCCGACATGACCCGGATATTATCATGATTGGGGAAATTCGTGATGAAGCCACAGCACAGTTTGCTTTTGATGCTTCGCTAACTGGCCATCTTGTACTAAGTACGTTACATGCTAAAAACGCGACAGGAACAGTCCATCGTCTACTGGAAATGGGATTAAAACAAACCGATTTGCAACAATCACTTATCGCAGTGGCAGCATTAAAATTATTGCCTATTCAAATCCATGCAACAACGAAAAGACGAGCAGCAATACTTGAACTGTTAGAAGGTGAACGATTGGAAAACACAATAGTGGGAGTAGATGACGATGCAACAAGCACATTTCATACCTTTGACCACTTAAGAAAGAAGGCTTATGCATATGGATATATCTCTGAAGAGATTTATAAGAATTCGTAA
- a CDS encoding YqzE family protein, with protein sequence MSGNDYVKFMTEQVVTYIDLPAEERKKRRAEQKKPPATYSSRWLGILPFALKTIWKKAQ encoded by the coding sequence ATGTCCGGAAATGATTATGTAAAATTTATGACGGAACAAGTGGTCACATATATTGATTTACCTGCTGAAGAAAGAAAAAAGCGCAGAGCAGAACAAAAAAAGCCCCCTGCAACTTACAGTAGTCGCTGGTTGGGGATTTTGCCATTCGCGCTAAAAACAATTTGGAAAAAGGCTCAATAA
- a CDS encoding YqhG family protein: MAITNLHEFLQDYFTANQCELIFNEDGVLTVQLTEEMDRALMNRPFYWHYVKNTGYAGEPMKLTLITNPEKREEKGEWIHFGSPRLQQILNQLKQNEKVTKLFQKVKTNQNTPLYPWLVINLKVSYVGKQKKDEVFSLGLHLVSGIMKVEMMEIMQQVSLQMSISDYCYPISPLIKINSGYLRIQSVIDNYIENQTHEWAEESWKALDEEIQMLHHFYTEQTETMQEQKQKELIEIKKRYEPYISYEVINGGIFYLTEDAFA; encoded by the coding sequence ATGGCAATTACTAATTTACATGAATTCCTGCAAGATTATTTTACCGCAAATCAGTGTGAACTCATTTTTAATGAGGATGGTGTATTAACAGTACAATTAACAGAAGAAATGGATAGGGCGTTAATGAATCGTCCGTTCTATTGGCATTATGTGAAGAACACGGGGTATGCCGGTGAGCCAATGAAACTTACACTCATCACGAACCCGGAAAAGCGAGAAGAAAAAGGGGAATGGATTCATTTCGGAAGCCCACGGTTACAACAAATACTTAACCAGCTTAAACAAAATGAAAAGGTTACTAAATTATTCCAAAAGGTGAAAACCAATCAAAATACCCCGCTTTACCCCTGGTTGGTGATAAATTTAAAGGTAAGCTATGTTGGAAAGCAAAAAAAGGATGAAGTTTTTTCACTCGGATTGCATTTAGTCAGCGGAATAATGAAAGTAGAAATGATGGAGATAATGCAGCAAGTATCGCTTCAAATGTCCATATCTGATTATTGTTACCCCATTTCACCGCTTATTAAAATAAATAGCGGTTATCTTCGCATCCAGTCGGTCATTGATAATTACATTGAAAATCAAACACATGAATGGGCCGAAGAATCATGGAAAGCATTAGATGAAGAAATACAAATGCTACATCATTTTTATACAGAACAAACAGAAACAATGCAAGAACAAAAGCAAAAAGAATTGATTGAAATCAAAAAACGTTATGAACCATACATATCCTATGAAGTAATTAATGGAGGTATTTTTTATCTTACGGAGGATGCGTTTGCATAG
- a CDS encoding DEAD/DEAH box helicase yields the protein MTSIHLQKDSTFIDQLQSSFEKEGKFSSWDLFSMAYQAELTKIAPAFSGLRALEYLPHVEFLGHQIETAKQAIENMNGRAILADEVGLGKTIEAGLILKEYMVRGLVKKALILVPASLVNQWVKELNEKFYIPAVAHRKNYSWDQFDVIISSMDTAKRSPHRENILDIDYDFILIDEAHKLKNHKTKNYSFVRLLKKKYCLLLTATPVQNRLVEIFNLVSILRPGHLGNYDSFLNQYGKDRKKIKQDIYLKQLIQKVMIRNTRQDTTLNNTNRNIETVWVDFAPEQMEVYEELNHITMPFSSFSKITFLRELCSSREACYLSLQKLAMEGDNKDSIQSVLSKIEQLPHHIKAEKVVELLKAIGDEKVIIFTEYRATQYYLQWYLQQEGISSVPFRGGFKKGKKDWMRQLFRDHAQVLIATEAGGEGINLQFCNHMINYDLPWNPMRLEQRIGRIHRYGQEKDVHVYNFAIKDTIEEHIMNLLYEKINLFEQVIGHLDDILAELDITDMETEIENIYATSTSTGEAKIKLDNLSSIIKHTRDNAR from the coding sequence ATGACGTCTATTCACTTACAAAAAGATTCAACATTCATTGATCAGCTGCAATCCAGTTTTGAGAAGGAAGGCAAGTTTTCATCATGGGATCTTTTTTCTATGGCTTATCAAGCTGAGCTTACGAAAATTGCGCCTGCATTTTCCGGATTACGCGCATTGGAATATCTACCACATGTTGAATTTTTAGGTCATCAAATTGAAACAGCAAAGCAAGCAATCGAAAACATGAACGGCCGTGCTATATTAGCTGATGAAGTTGGCCTCGGCAAAACCATTGAAGCGGGTCTCATATTAAAAGAATACATGGTTAGAGGCTTAGTGAAAAAAGCCCTTATCCTCGTTCCAGCCTCTCTCGTAAACCAGTGGGTGAAGGAACTAAATGAAAAATTTTATATCCCAGCGGTTGCCCACAGAAAAAATTATTCCTGGGATCAGTTTGATGTTATTATTTCATCGATGGATACGGCAAAGCGTTCCCCGCATCGTGAAAATATATTGGATATCGACTATGACTTTATATTGATTGATGAAGCCCATAAGTTAAAAAATCATAAAACAAAAAACTATTCCTTTGTTCGTTTGTTAAAGAAGAAATACTGTTTATTACTAACAGCAACTCCTGTTCAAAATCGACTTGTTGAAATATTTAACCTGGTTTCGATATTAAGGCCAGGTCATTTGGGTAATTACGATTCATTTCTCAACCAATACGGAAAGGATCGCAAGAAAATCAAACAGGACATATATTTGAAGCAACTAATCCAAAAAGTAATGATTCGTAACACCAGACAAGATACAACATTGAATAATACCAATCGTAATATTGAAACGGTTTGGGTTGATTTTGCACCGGAACAGATGGAGGTTTACGAGGAACTTAATCATATAACAATGCCTTTTTCCTCTTTTTCCAAGATTACTTTTTTACGAGAATTATGCTCGTCACGTGAGGCTTGTTATTTATCCCTTCAAAAATTAGCAATGGAAGGAGATAATAAAGATTCAATTCAGTCGGTACTGTCAAAAATTGAACAATTACCTCACCATATAAAAGCAGAAAAAGTGGTTGAATTACTGAAAGCAATTGGGGATGAAAAAGTAATTATTTTTACCGAGTACCGGGCTACCCAATATTACCTGCAATGGTACCTGCAACAAGAGGGAATTTCTTCTGTTCCTTTTAGAGGTGGTTTCAAAAAAGGGAAAAAGGACTGGATGCGGCAACTTTTCAGAGATCATGCACAGGTTTTAATTGCTACAGAGGCAGGCGGTGAGGGTATAAATCTGCAATTTTGTAATCATATGATTAATTATGACCTACCTTGGAATCCGATGCGATTAGAACAACGTATTGGACGCATCCATCGTTACGGTCAGGAAAAAGATGTCCATGTATATAATTTTGCAATCAAGGATACAATCGAAGAACATATTATGAACTTGCTATATGAAAAAATCAACCTTTTTGAGCAAGTTATTGGTCATCTGGATGATATTTTAGCTGAGCTTGATATAACAGATATGGAAACGGAAATTGAAAATATTTATGCAACATCTACATCAACAGGTGAAGCTAAAATTAAATTGGACAATCTCTCATCTATTATTAAACATACTCGTGATAACGCGAGATAA
- the gcvPA gene encoding aminomethyl-transferring glycine dehydrogenase subunit GcvPA: MEFRYLPMTEADKKEMLDTIGLESTDDLFSDIPSNVRFKRELNLKQPANEAQLKKELTVMANKNANVASYSSFLGAGVYDHFIPSVVDHVISRSEFYTAYTPYQPEISQGELQAIFEFQTMITELTGMDVANSSMYDGGTALAEGVTLSAAQTKKKKILVSKAVHPESREVINTYAKGPNLEIIEIDYRNGLTDLDQLSRELDENTASVVLQYPNFFGQIEPLEKINELIRQQKKTMFIVSSNPLSLGYLTPPGEFGADIVVGDTQVFGIPAQFGGPHCGYFATTSKLMRKVPGRLVGQTKDEDGMRGFVLTLQAREQHIRRDKATSNICSNQALNALASSVAMSSIGKHGLKKMAKLNMQKARYAKQKLEQSNISVVTEGAFFNELVVKLVDSVSEINSKLLHKGIIGGYDLGQAYPELEGHMLIAVTENRTKEEIDTFVKELGDING; this comes from the coding sequence ATGGAATTTCGTTATTTACCGATGACAGAAGCGGATAAGAAAGAGATGTTAGATACAATTGGGTTAGAGTCAACGGATGATTTATTTTCTGATATTCCGAGTAACGTGCGTTTTAAAAGAGAACTTAATCTCAAACAACCTGCAAATGAAGCACAATTAAAGAAGGAATTAACCGTAATGGCAAATAAAAATGCAAACGTAGCATCGTATAGTTCCTTTTTAGGTGCGGGGGTTTATGATCATTTTATTCCATCTGTCGTAGATCATGTTATATCAAGGTCAGAATTTTATACTGCGTATACACCTTATCAGCCGGAAATATCTCAAGGCGAACTTCAGGCGATCTTTGAGTTCCAAACGATGATTACGGAATTAACAGGTATGGACGTCGCAAACTCATCGATGTATGACGGAGGAACCGCACTTGCTGAAGGGGTAACTCTGAGCGCGGCACAAACGAAGAAGAAAAAAATTCTCGTCTCCAAGGCCGTCCATCCTGAATCAAGGGAAGTTATTAACACCTATGCTAAAGGACCTAATCTAGAAATTATAGAAATTGATTACCGTAATGGGCTTACTGACTTAGATCAGCTTTCAAGAGAATTAGATGAAAATACAGCAAGTGTTGTACTACAATATCCAAACTTTTTTGGACAAATTGAACCACTCGAGAAGATCAATGAATTAATCAGACAACAAAAGAAAACCATGTTTATTGTTTCCAGTAATCCGTTGTCGTTAGGTTATTTGACGCCACCGGGGGAATTTGGTGCTGATATTGTTGTCGGGGATACGCAAGTATTTGGAATACCGGCACAGTTTGGTGGCCCGCACTGTGGATATTTTGCAACAACCAGTAAATTAATGCGCAAAGTTCCCGGTCGCTTGGTTGGACAAACAAAGGATGAAGATGGTATGCGCGGTTTTGTATTAACATTACAGGCAAGAGAACAGCATATTAGAAGGGATAAAGCCACATCCAATATTTGTTCAAATCAAGCATTAAATGCATTAGCAAGCTCTGTTGCGATGAGTTCCATCGGGAAGCATGGATTGAAAAAAATGGCGAAATTAAACATGCAAAAAGCTCGCTATGCAAAACAAAAGCTGGAACAATCCAATATTTCTGTCGTTACGGAAGGGGCTTTCTTCAATGAATTAGTTGTGAAACTAGTTGATTCGGTAAGTGAAATTAATTCAAAACTACTGCATAAAGGGATTATTGGTGGTTATGATCTTGGACAGGCGTATCCGGAACTTGAAGGCCATATGCTAATTGCTGTAACTGAAAATCGCACAAAAGAAGAGATTGATACTTTTGTTAAAGAACTGGGGGATATCAATGGCTAA